Proteins from a single region of Thermus sp. LT1-2-5:
- a CDS encoding NifB/NifX family molybdenum-iron cluster-binding protein: MRVAIALGKEEGRVYPGPFGHAPRYAIYEVEGETLRLLEVRENPHAKEHGEEKHAKMRALLQDVDLKVGARFGHGGSLGAFPVAERLEVGPVSLEEALALLRGQRNTAG, translated from the coding sequence ATGCGCGTCGCCATCGCTTTAGGCAAGGAGGAAGGCCGCGTCTACCCTGGGCCCTTCGGCCACGCCCCCCGCTACGCCATCTACGAGGTGGAAGGGGAAACCCTCCGGCTGTTGGAGGTGCGGGAAAACCCCCACGCCAAGGAGCACGGGGAGGAGAAGCACGCCAAGATGCGGGCCCTCCTCCAGGACGTGGACCTCAAGGTGGGGGCCCGCTTCGGCCACGGGGGGTCCTTGGGGGCTTTTCCCGTGGCGGAGCGCCTCGAGGTGGGCCCCGTTTCCCTGGAAGAGGCCCTGGCCCTCCTCAGGGGGCAGCGAAATACCGCTGGATGA
- the moaC gene encoding cyclic pyranopterin monophosphate synthase MoaC, which yields MDLTHFKDGKPHMVDVTEKPKTFRTATAEAYVELTEEALLALERGGVGKGDPLAVAQLAGIQGAKKTADLIPLCHPLPLTGVEVKVELLREAKRVRIEATARTKAETGVEMEALTACAVAALTVYDMLKAASKGLVISQVRLLHKAGGKSGEWRREE from the coding sequence ATGGACCTCACCCACTTCAAGGACGGCAAGCCCCATATGGTGGACGTGACGGAAAAGCCTAAGACCTTCCGCACCGCCACCGCCGAGGCCTATGTGGAGCTCACGGAGGAGGCCCTCTTGGCCTTGGAACGGGGCGGGGTGGGCAAGGGGGACCCCCTGGCGGTGGCCCAACTCGCCGGCATCCAGGGGGCCAAGAAGACGGCGGACCTCATCCCCCTCTGCCACCCCCTTCCCCTCACGGGGGTGGAGGTGAAGGTGGAGCTTCTGCGGGAGGCCAAGCGGGTGCGCATAGAGGCCACGGCCCGCACCAAGGCGGAAACCGGGGTGGAGATGGAGGCCCTAACCGCCTGCGCCGTGGCCGCCCTCACCGTCTACGACATGCTCAAGGCGGCCTCCAAGGGGCTCGTGATCTCCCAGGTGCGCCTCCTCCACAAGGCCGGGGGGAAAAGCGGGGAGTGGCGGCGGGAGGAATGA
- a CDS encoding FAD-binding oxidoreductase, translating into MPKEGVLVVGAGILGLSAAYFLARKGLPVLVLEREAPLSCTSDKSTECYRVFWPGEESLAALVAHSLACLGSLAEAARMKPRGYLYLGQAENLLALAQAASHAGPLRVHRRAATYPQGAEAGMDLLLPGALGEVFPYLAHLKAKAGLHVRRAGWLSAQGLGMALLEALRAAGGRVVRGEFLGLEGRGSARVRLEGEEAVWPFLALVLAPGPGLLPLLRGLDPGLPVVAEPHFKAWFPDPLRRFPREAPLLIWNEPGEIFSLEERALLEEAEDLAPLLGPLPPGAHGRPEGEGFLALYNPWPRAEEPRACGPTPPSWAGEVALRGLFPILPGLRAYLGVRPRVDGGYYVRTPENLPLLGPVAEGVYLLAAFSGYGVMAALGAGEVLARMVLGEALPPWATTFLPARYRDPDYRPLGAAARAQL; encoded by the coding sequence ATGCCCAAGGAAGGCGTCTTGGTGGTGGGGGCAGGGATCTTGGGATTATCCGCCGCCTATTTCTTGGCCCGGAAGGGCCTTCCGGTGCTGGTCTTGGAGCGGGAAGCCCCCCTTTCCTGCACCAGCGACAAGTCCACCGAGTGCTACCGGGTCTTCTGGCCCGGGGAGGAGTCCCTGGCCGCCTTGGTGGCCCATAGCCTAGCGTGCCTCGGTTCCTTGGCGGAGGCGGCCCGGATGAAGCCCCGGGGCTACCTCTACCTGGGCCAGGCGGAAAACCTCCTCGCCCTGGCCCAGGCCGCTTCCCACGCCGGGCCCTTGCGGGTCCACCGAAGGGCCGCCACCTACCCCCAGGGGGCGGAGGCGGGGATGGACCTCCTCTTGCCTGGGGCCTTGGGGGAGGTTTTCCCTTACCTGGCCCACCTGAAGGCCAAGGCGGGGCTCCACGTGCGAAGGGCGGGCTGGCTCTCTGCCCAGGGCCTGGGAATGGCCCTGCTGGAGGCCTTGCGGGCGGCGGGGGGACGGGTGGTGCGGGGGGAGTTTTTGGGCTTGGAAGGAAGGGGCTCCGCCCGGGTGCGGCTGGAGGGGGAGGAAGCGGTGTGGCCCTTTCTCGCCCTGGTCCTGGCTCCTGGCCCTGGCCTCCTGCCCCTCTTGCGGGGGCTGGACCCCGGGCTTCCCGTGGTGGCCGAGCCCCACTTCAAGGCCTGGTTTCCCGACCCCTTGCGCCGCTTTCCCCGGGAGGCTCCCCTCCTCATCTGGAACGAGCCCGGGGAGATTTTCTCCCTCGAGGAGCGGGCCCTTCTCGAGGAGGCGGAGGACCTCGCCCCCCTCCTCGGCCCCTTGCCCCCGGGGGCCCACGGGCGGCCCGAGGGGGAAGGGTTCCTCGCCCTCTACAACCCCTGGCCCCGGGCGGAGGAGCCCCGGGCCTGTGGCCCCACCCCGCCTTCCTGGGCGGGGGAGGTGGCCCTACGGGGCCTTTTCCCCATCTTGCCAGGCCTTAGGGCCTACCTGGGGGTGCGGCCCCGGGTGGACGGGGGGTACTACGTGCGCACCCCCGAGAACCTGCCCCTTTTGGGTCCCGTGGCCGAAGGGGTTTACCTCCTCGCCGCCTTTTCCGGCTACGGGGTCATGGCCGCCTTGGGGGCCGGGGAGGTGCTGGCCCGGATGGTCCTGGGAGAAGCCCTTCCCCCTTGGGCCACTACCTTCTTGCCGGCCCGCTACCGCGACCCCGATTACCGCCCCCTGGGGGCGGCGGCCCGGGCGCAGCTTTAG
- a CDS encoding 2-oxoacid:ferredoxin oxidoreductase subunit beta: MVELKLADYKAEKQPDWCPGCGDYGILSALQMALFELKKDPSQTVVFSGIGCSAKTPHYLNVYGVHTLHGRVLPIAQGAKLANPHLTVVAVGGDGDGLGIGAGHFVAAGRRNVDMLYILYDNEVYGLTKGQAGPTLGLGEKTKSLPKPNPQGRINPLLLAFASGYTWIARGYAYDVKGLKELIKEGIAHKGLAFLHVLQPCPTYNDLHTKEWFAPRLYRLQEEGYDPYVPEGLSPEELDQKMAKFQEKAAEWGERIPTGVFWKAEVPTFEERLKAYLPRYPEVYPAQGQKEALDLEGLLKEFAL; encoded by the coding sequence ATGGTGGAGCTTAAGCTGGCGGACTACAAGGCGGAAAAGCAGCCCGACTGGTGCCCGGGCTGCGGGGACTACGGCATCCTCTCCGCCCTCCAGATGGCCCTCTTTGAGCTGAAGAAGGACCCAAGCCAAACCGTGGTCTTCTCCGGCATCGGCTGCTCGGCCAAGACCCCCCACTACCTGAACGTCTACGGCGTCCACACCCTCCATGGGCGCGTCCTGCCCATCGCCCAGGGGGCCAAGCTGGCCAACCCCCACCTCACCGTGGTGGCGGTGGGCGGGGACGGGGACGGCCTCGGCATCGGGGCGGGGCACTTCGTGGCCGCAGGCCGAAGGAACGTGGACATGCTCTACATCCTCTACGACAACGAGGTCTACGGCCTCACCAAGGGGCAGGCGGGCCCCACCCTGGGCCTGGGGGAGAAGACCAAAAGCCTGCCCAAGCCCAACCCCCAAGGGCGCATCAACCCCCTCCTCCTGGCCTTCGCCTCGGGGTACACCTGGATCGCCCGGGGCTACGCCTACGACGTGAAGGGCCTGAAAGAGCTCATCAAGGAGGGGATCGCCCACAAGGGCTTAGCCTTCCTCCACGTCCTCCAGCCCTGCCCCACCTACAACGACCTGCACACCAAGGAGTGGTTCGCCCCCAGGCTCTACAGGCTCCAGGAGGAGGGCTACGATCCCTATGTCCCCGAGGGGCTTTCCCCCGAGGAGCTGGACCAGAAAATGGCTAAATTCCAGGAAAAAGCGGCGGAGTGGGGGGAAAGGATCCCCACTGGGGTCTTCTGGAAGGCGGAGGTGCCCACCTTCGAGGAGCGCCTCAAGGCCTACCTCCCCCGCTACCCCGAGGTCTACCCTGCCCAGGGGCAGAAGGAGGCTCTGGACCTGGAAGGCCTTCTCAAGGAGTTCGCCCTCTAA
- a CDS encoding 2-oxoacid:acceptor oxidoreductase subunit alpha codes for MEEFTWRVGGPQGGGIETAATLFARAVAKGGWWVATKREYHSNIMGRHSYLDVRLSRKPVGAFRERVDFLVALDGETLARHLDEVRPGGVLLYDPKVLDLTVHKLPMLDHRVQEALATRFGKRDPSLKEILAAYAEAGVQPLPYPYEEVADRIGAELEVPSLQARRTLNTIAVAASLHFLGFPLEPLLEALALQFRGKVLELNEKVAQAVYREEVPRLSLSLHRNGYEPGRVYLTGAQAAALGKLAGGLRFQTYYPISPATDESVYLEAHTAFQGADVAVVQTEDEIAAVTMAVGAALTGAKAATATSGPGFSLMAEGMGFAGMIEAPLVVTLYQRGGPSTGLPTRTEQGDLLFAIRGGHGEYPRLVLASGDILDAFLDAQKALAWAWRYQTVVVHLLDKFLASMAQSLPKEALTPLPQNGEKRLAPREGFGPYERYAPAEDGISPFIPLGTPGGFYWITSDEHDLEGHITEDPVLREYQMEKRMEKLRTARREIPLEDQYTLYRDGDVLVLGFGTVKGTLLEALDHLPGVGYLHLRLLWPFPEIGPLLEGKRLVTVEHNYSGQLADLVQQETLKKVHHRVVKYNGRPITLDEAVEALKAVLAGTAPGRLVLRKGV; via the coding sequence ATGGAAGAGTTCACTTGGCGCGTGGGCGGCCCCCAAGGGGGCGGGATAGAAACGGCGGCCACCCTCTTCGCCCGGGCCGTGGCCAAGGGGGGATGGTGGGTGGCCACCAAGCGGGAGTACCACTCCAACATCATGGGGCGGCACTCCTACCTGGACGTGCGCCTTTCCCGAAAACCGGTGGGGGCCTTCCGGGAAAGGGTGGACTTCCTGGTGGCCCTGGACGGGGAAACCCTGGCCCGCCACCTGGACGAGGTACGGCCCGGAGGGGTGCTCCTCTACGACCCCAAGGTGCTGGACCTCACGGTGCACAAACTCCCCATGCTGGACCACCGGGTGCAGGAGGCCTTGGCCACCCGCTTCGGCAAGAGGGACCCAAGCCTTAAGGAGATCCTCGCCGCCTACGCCGAGGCCGGCGTCCAACCCTTGCCTTACCCCTACGAGGAGGTGGCGGACCGCATCGGGGCGGAGCTCGAGGTGCCCTCTTTGCAGGCCCGGCGCACCCTGAACACCATCGCCGTGGCGGCCAGCCTCCACTTCCTGGGCTTTCCCCTAGAGCCCTTGCTGGAGGCCTTGGCCCTGCAGTTTAGGGGCAAGGTGCTGGAGCTTAACGAGAAGGTGGCGCAGGCGGTCTACCGGGAGGAGGTGCCGCGGCTTTCCCTTTCCCTCCACCGAAACGGCTACGAGCCGGGCCGGGTCTACCTCACCGGGGCCCAGGCCGCCGCCCTGGGGAAGCTCGCCGGGGGCCTCCGCTTCCAGACCTACTACCCCATCAGTCCGGCCACGGACGAAAGCGTCTACCTCGAGGCCCACACCGCCTTCCAAGGGGCGGACGTGGCCGTGGTGCAGACGGAAGACGAGATCGCCGCCGTGACCATGGCCGTGGGCGCCGCCCTCACCGGGGCCAAGGCGGCCACAGCCACCAGCGGCCCCGGCTTCAGCCTCATGGCCGAGGGGATGGGCTTCGCGGGGATGATCGAGGCCCCCCTGGTGGTGACCCTCTACCAGCGGGGCGGGCCCTCCACGGGGCTACCCACCCGCACGGAGCAGGGGGACCTCCTCTTCGCCATCCGGGGCGGGCACGGGGAGTACCCCAGGCTGGTCCTCGCCTCCGGCGACATCCTGGACGCCTTCCTGGACGCCCAAAAGGCCCTGGCCTGGGCCTGGCGGTACCAGACGGTGGTGGTCCACCTCCTGGACAAGTTCCTGGCCTCCATGGCGCAAAGCCTTCCCAAGGAGGCCCTCACGCCCCTTCCCCAAAACGGGGAAAAACGGCTGGCGCCACGAGAGGGCTTTGGCCCGTACGAGCGCTACGCCCCCGCGGAGGACGGGATCTCCCCCTTCATCCCCTTGGGAACCCCAGGGGGCTTTTACTGGATCACCTCGGACGAGCACGACCTCGAGGGGCACATCACCGAAGACCCCGTCCTCCGGGAGTACCAGATGGAAAAGCGCATGGAGAAGCTCCGCACCGCCCGGCGGGAAATCCCCCTGGAGGACCAGTACACCCTCTACCGCGACGGGGATGTCTTGGTCCTGGGCTTCGGCACGGTGAAGGGAACCCTCCTGGAGGCCCTGGACCACCTCCCCGGGGTGGGGTATTTGCACCTCAGGCTCCTTTGGCCCTTCCCCGAGATCGGCCCCCTCCTGGAGGGGAAGCGGCTCGTCACCGTGGAGCACAACTACTCCGGGCAACTCGCCGATCTGGTGCAGCAGGAAACCCTGAAGAAGGTCCACCACCGGGTGGTGAAGTACAACGGCCGCCCCATCACCCTGGATGAGGCGGTGGAGGCGCTCAAAGCGGTGCTCGCGGGGACAGCCCCCGGGCGCCTGGTCCTGAGGAAGGGAGTCTAG
- a CDS encoding phosphohydrolase, translated as MASRLARLKKRLFRLFLAFFPQKAAPEDGFALAFLKGKERALYLAMDPRDRAHAVRVARRLLKAHPEAPPEVVRAALLHDAGKALRPYRPVERILTGLFAPSLPPYPLRSGLLGAFQVRRHHALYAAEHIEDPVVRALVLEHHAPQTLWGKRLHRADQEE; from the coding sequence ATGGCAAGCCGGCTCGCCCGGCTTAAAAAGCGGCTTTTTCGCCTTTTCCTGGCCTTCTTCCCCCAAAAGGCGGCGCCGGAAGATGGCTTCGCCTTGGCCTTCTTAAAGGGAAAGGAGCGGGCCCTTTACCTGGCCATGGACCCCCGGGACCGGGCCCATGCGGTGCGGGTAGCTCGCCGCCTCCTGAAAGCCCACCCGGAGGCCCCGCCGGAGGTGGTGCGGGCCGCGCTTCTCCACGACGCCGGCAAGGCCTTGAGACCCTACCGCCCTGTGGAGCGCATCCTCACCGGGCTCTTCGCCCCATCCCTTCCCCCCTACCCCTTGCGCTCCGGGCTTCTCGGCGCCTTCCAGGTGCGCCGCCACCATGCCCTCTACGCCGCAGAGCACATAGAAGACCCCGTGGTGCGGGCCCTGGTCCTGGAGCACCATGCGCCCCAGACCCTCTGGGGCAAACGGCTCCACCGAGCGGACCAGGAGGAGTGA
- a CDS encoding metal-sensitive transcriptional regulator, giving the protein MTKTTELGQDTVENILKRLRRIEGQVRGLQKMVAEGRPCDEVLTQMTATKKAMEAAATLILHEFLNVCATEVSEGKVDPKKPEEIANMLKKFI; this is encoded by the coding sequence ATGACCAAGACCACCGAGCTGGGACAGGACACCGTGGAGAACATCCTGAAGCGTCTAAGGCGCATCGAAGGCCAGGTTCGGGGCCTGCAGAAGATGGTGGCGGAAGGCCGCCCCTGCGACGAGGTCCTCACCCAGATGACCGCCACCAAGAAAGCCATGGAGGCGGCGGCCACCTTGATCTTGCACGAGTTCCTAAACGTCTGCGCCACCGAGGTTTCTGAGGGCAAGGTGGACCCCAAGAAGCCCGAAGAGATCGCCAACATGCTGAAGAAGTTCATCTAG
- the dnaX gene encoding DNA polymerase III subunit gamma/tau → MSALYRRVRPLTFAEVVGQEHVKEPLTRAIREGRLAQAYLFSGPRGVGKTTTARLLAMAVGCQGEERPCGACAHCQAVQKGAHPDVVEIDAASNNSVEDVRELRERILLAPLSAPKKVFILDEAHMLSKSAFNALLKTLEEPPPHVLFVFATTEPERMPPTILSRTQHYRFRRLTEEEIAAKLERILKELGRQAEREALLLLARLADGAMRDAESLLDRLLLLEDPLTRAKVEEALGLPPKEALFGLAQALGEGRVKEGLEAARRLYAQGFAPRTLVGGLMEALREALYAAYGLPGRPLALPPEALLAALTRLDEALERLARRSDLLALEAALLVAFAPPQVQEEAPKTQAPEPPLLEPDPSAPAPPPRQEEDLTPRFRTFLEALRPTLRAFVREARPEVVGSTLYLRFPESKAFHHKKAEEQRAALLPLAQEHFGVEEVLFVLEKKSPEPVSLPPKPTPRIPEPPPAAPPKEAPEEAPKDEAPPEDPETRLHQIARLLGGRLLWVRKPKATEPEEPMSEDSIGGSGI, encoded by the coding sequence GTGAGCGCCCTCTACCGCCGGGTGCGCCCCCTCACCTTCGCCGAGGTGGTGGGCCAAGAGCACGTGAAGGAACCCCTTACCCGGGCCATCCGGGAAGGGCGGCTAGCCCAGGCCTACCTCTTCTCCGGCCCCCGCGGGGTGGGAAAGACCACCACCGCCCGCCTCCTGGCCATGGCCGTGGGGTGCCAAGGGGAGGAGCGCCCCTGCGGGGCCTGCGCCCACTGCCAGGCGGTGCAAAAAGGCGCCCACCCCGACGTGGTGGAGATCGACGCCGCCAGCAACAACTCGGTGGAGGACGTGCGGGAGCTTAGGGAAAGGATCCTCCTCGCCCCCCTTTCCGCCCCCAAGAAGGTCTTCATCCTGGACGAAGCCCACATGCTCTCCAAAAGCGCCTTCAACGCCCTCCTCAAGACCCTGGAAGAGCCCCCGCCCCACGTCCTCTTCGTCTTCGCCACCACGGAGCCGGAAAGGATGCCCCCCACCATCCTCTCCCGCACGCAGCACTACCGCTTCCGCCGCCTCACGGAGGAGGAGATCGCCGCCAAACTGGAGCGCATCCTCAAGGAGCTGGGCCGGCAAGCGGAACGGGAGGCCCTCCTCCTCTTGGCCCGCTTGGCGGACGGGGCCATGCGGGATGCGGAAAGCCTTCTGGACCGCCTTCTCCTCCTGGAAGACCCCCTCACCCGGGCCAAGGTGGAGGAGGCCTTGGGCCTTCCCCCCAAAGAGGCCCTCTTCGGCCTGGCCCAAGCCCTCGGGGAAGGACGGGTCAAGGAGGGGCTCGAGGCGGCGCGGAGGCTCTACGCCCAAGGCTTCGCTCCCCGAACCCTGGTGGGCGGGCTTATGGAAGCCTTGCGGGAGGCGCTTTACGCCGCCTACGGCCTTCCGGGAAGGCCCCTCGCCCTTCCCCCAGAGGCCCTCCTCGCCGCCCTCACCCGGCTGGACGAGGCCCTGGAACGCCTGGCCCGGCGCTCCGATCTTCTGGCCCTCGAGGCGGCCCTCCTCGTCGCCTTCGCTCCCCCCCAGGTCCAGGAGGAGGCGCCCAAGACCCAAGCCCCAGAACCCCCCTTGCTCGAGCCCGACCCCTCAGCCCCCGCACCCCCACCCCGCCAGGAGGAGGACTTAACCCCTCGTTTCCGCACCTTTTTGGAGGCCCTTCGGCCTACCCTGCGGGCCTTCGTGCGGGAGGCCAGGCCCGAGGTGGTGGGGTCCACCCTCTACCTCCGCTTCCCCGAAAGCAAGGCCTTCCACCACAAAAAGGCCGAGGAGCAAAGGGCGGCCCTTTTGCCCCTGGCCCAGGAGCACTTCGGCGTGGAGGAGGTCCTCTTCGTCCTGGAAAAAAAAAGCCCTGAGCCCGTAAGCCTTCCTCCCAAACCCACCCCCCGCATCCCAGAACCCCCCCCGGCGGCTCCCCCCAAGGAGGCCCCGGAAGAAGCCCCCAAGGACGAGGCGCCCCCGGAAGACCCCGAAACCCGCCTTCACCAGATCGCCCGCCTTTTGGGGGGAAGGCTCCTTTGGGTGCGCAAGCCCAAGGCCACGGAACCTGAGGAACCCATGAGCGAAGACAGCATAGGGGGTAGTGGTATATAA
- the argB gene encoding acetylglutamate kinase, which yields MSEALLVKVGGSLRGADELLSELAAYPGPLVLVHGGGPEIGALLARLGYESRFVGGLRVTPKEQVEAVEMALYLTGKRLAEGLSKRGRKAIALSGRDALCLRGRALPELGRVGEVVGVEVGLLLDLLDKGYTPILAPIALDEEGPLNVNADTAAAAVAGALGWPVLFLTDVEGVYRDPKDPSTRLSRLTPEEVEALKAAGVLQGGMIPKVEAALAALRAGAPWAAIAKGGPGVLAGVRLGQVGTRFTLGAGEKPA from the coding sequence TTGAGTGAGGCCCTTTTGGTGAAGGTAGGGGGAAGTTTAAGGGGCGCAGACGAGCTCCTTTCCGAGCTCGCCGCCTACCCCGGGCCCCTAGTACTGGTCCACGGAGGCGGCCCCGAGATCGGGGCCCTCCTGGCCCGGCTGGGGTACGAGAGCCGCTTCGTGGGGGGCCTCCGCGTCACCCCCAAGGAGCAGGTGGAGGCGGTGGAGATGGCCCTTTACCTCACGGGTAAACGCCTGGCGGAGGGGCTTTCCAAAAGGGGCAGGAAGGCCATTGCCCTTTCCGGACGGGACGCCTTGTGCCTTCGGGGCCGGGCCTTGCCGGAGCTGGGCCGAGTGGGGGAGGTGGTGGGGGTGGAGGTGGGGCTCCTTTTGGACCTCCTGGACAAGGGCTACACCCCCATCCTCGCCCCCATCGCCCTGGACGAGGAGGGCCCCCTAAACGTCAACGCCGACACCGCCGCTGCGGCGGTGGCCGGCGCCTTGGGCTGGCCCGTCCTTTTCCTCACCGACGTGGAAGGGGTGTACCGCGACCCCAAGGACCCCAGCACCCGCCTTTCCCGCCTCACCCCGGAGGAGGTGGAGGCCTTAAAAGCCGCAGGCGTCCTCCAAGGGGGGATGATCCCCAAGGTGGAGGCGGCCCTGGCGGCCCTTCGGGCCGGAGCCCCTTGGGCGGCCATCGCCAAGGGAGGGCCTGGGGTCTTGGCGGGGGTCCGCCTGGGCCAGGTGGGGACCCGCTTCACCCTAGGAGCCGGAGAAAAGCCCGCATGA
- a CDS encoding type 1 glutamine amidotransferase domain-containing protein, protein MRRIGILLADLFDEREFLYPYYRVLEAGYLPVVLGPEAREYRAKSGFAWKAELAAAEAPELAGLLIPGGFAPDYLRRSPAVLDLVRQVAEAGKPLGAICHAGWVLISAGLVRGKKVTGFASIRDDLVNAGGLYQEEGVVVDGNLVTAQGPKDLPEFMRAFLRLLG, encoded by the coding sequence GTGAGGCGCATCGGAATCCTGCTGGCGGACCTCTTTGACGAACGGGAGTTCCTTTACCCCTACTACCGGGTACTGGAGGCGGGCTACCTGCCGGTGGTCCTGGGGCCGGAGGCCCGGGAGTACCGGGCCAAGTCGGGCTTTGCCTGGAAGGCGGAGCTGGCGGCGGCGGAGGCCCCGGAGCTGGCTGGGCTTCTCATCCCCGGCGGGTTCGCCCCCGACTACCTGCGCCGGAGCCCGGCCGTGTTGGACCTGGTGCGGCAGGTGGCGGAAGCGGGCAAGCCCCTGGGCGCCATCTGCCATGCGGGCTGGGTCCTCATCAGCGCCGGGTTGGTGCGGGGCAAAAAGGTGACGGGGTTTGCCTCTATCCGGGACGACCTGGTGAACGCCGGAGGGCTTTACCAGGAGGAGGGGGTGGTGGTGGACGGCAACCTGGTGACCGCCCAGGGTCCGAAGGACCTCCCCGAGTTCATGCGGGCTTTTCTCCGGCTCCTAGGGTGA
- a CDS encoding CoA pyrophosphatase — translation MAVPLLGGHLLFTRRSPHLPTHAGQVSFPGGVVEPGEGVVEAALREAAEEVGLKGVEPLGFLSPTLSPQGFWVQPVVVYREDLPALEPNPEEVAEVLLAPLEELLRLSPWSELRLGRTVWHFPWRGVDIWGVTGNILKEFLEVWREAHRNPAGGPL, via the coding sequence GTGGCCGTGCCCCTTTTGGGGGGCCACCTCCTCTTCACCCGGCGTAGCCCCCACCTCCCCACCCATGCGGGCCAGGTGAGCTTCCCCGGAGGGGTGGTGGAGCCGGGGGAAGGGGTGGTGGAGGCGGCCCTGCGGGAGGCGGCGGAGGAGGTGGGGCTAAAGGGGGTGGAGCCTTTAGGCTTCCTCTCCCCCACCCTTTCCCCCCAGGGGTTTTGGGTGCAGCCCGTGGTGGTCTATCGGGAGGACCTCCCCGCCCTAGAGCCCAACCCGGAGGAGGTGGCGGAGGTCCTCCTCGCCCCCTTGGAGGAGCTTTTACGCCTTTCCCCCTGGAGCGAACTGCGCCTGGGCCGCACCGTGTGGCACTTCCCCTGGCGGGGGGTGGATATCTGGGGGGTGACAGGGAATATCCTGAAGGAGTTCCTGGAGGTGTGGCGTGAGGCGCATCGGAATCCTGCTGGCGGACCTCTTTGA
- a CDS encoding MazG family protein — MGGMERLLEVMRRLRGPGGCPWDRAQTHESLVPYLLEEASEAADALLQGNPKEMAEELGDVLLQVAFHSVIAEEEGRFSYADVEGAIVEKLIRRHPHVFGEAEAKTPEEVKARWEDLKAQEGKREDPCGLPQRLPTLLRAYELQKKGIDPGSEEGLKRALEKGDLEEALWNLVGLFAKRGLDPETALRRRSLKACRR; from the coding sequence ATGGGGGGCATGGAACGCCTGCTTGAGGTGATGCGCCGCCTTAGGGGCCCCGGGGGATGCCCTTGGGACCGGGCTCAGACCCACGAGAGCCTGGTACCCTACCTCCTGGAGGAGGCCTCCGAGGCGGCGGACGCCCTCCTTCAGGGCAACCCCAAGGAGATGGCGGAGGAACTGGGGGATGTCCTCTTGCAGGTGGCCTTCCACAGCGTCATCGCCGAGGAGGAGGGGCGGTTTTCCTACGCCGATGTGGAAGGGGCCATCGTGGAGAAGCTTATCCGCCGCCACCCCCACGTGTTCGGGGAGGCGGAGGCCAAAACCCCGGAGGAGGTGAAGGCCCGCTGGGAAGACCTAAAGGCCCAGGAGGGGAAGCGGGAAGACCCCTGCGGCCTGCCCCAACGCCTGCCCACCCTCCTCCGGGCCTACGAGCTCCAGAAGAAGGGCATAGACCCCGGAAGCGAGGAAGGGCTCAAACGGGCCCTGGAAAAAGGGGACCTCGAGGAGGCGCTTTGGAACCTGGTGGGGCTTTTCGCCAAGCGGGGCCTGGACCCCGAGACCGCCTTAAGAAGGCGCTCCCTCAAGGCCTGCCGGAGGTAG
- a CDS encoding copper chaperone PCu(A)C: protein MRRGMAAFLPRLPQAQEVRMGEGWVRYPATLAVTAAHLTLENQGRTPLRWVGAGAAWMERMELHGTRQQEREGKRVMGTRPVDLAEVPVKGRLLLKPGGYYPMRFNPKRTMKWEEKVEWVLRFQGGLRSKVALPVEAR, encoded by the coding sequence ATGCGGCGCGGGATGGCGGCCTTTCTTCCCCGTTTGCCCCAGGCGCAGGAGGTGCGGATGGGAGAGGGCTGGGTCCGTTACCCGGCCACCCTGGCCGTCACAGCCGCCCACCTTACCCTGGAAAATCAGGGGAGGACCCCCTTGCGCTGGGTGGGGGCGGGGGCGGCGTGGATGGAGCGGATGGAGCTCCACGGCACCCGCCAACAGGAAAGAGAAGGCAAAAGGGTCATGGGGACGCGGCCCGTGGACCTCGCGGAGGTCCCAGTCAAGGGGAGGCTCCTCCTGAAGCCTGGGGGGTACTACCCCATGCGCTTCAACCCCAAGCGGACCATGAAGTGGGAGGAAAAGGTGGAATGGGTGCTCAGGTTTCAAGGTGGCCTTCGGTCTAAGGTAGCGCTACCCGTGGAGGCAAGGTGA